Proteins encoded in a region of the Triticum dicoccoides isolate Atlit2015 ecotype Zavitan chromosome 3A, WEW_v2.0, whole genome shotgun sequence genome:
- the LOC119268235 gene encoding protein indeterminate-domain 7-like: MYHHHLQQQQQQRGEAEAADQDQDSSMSNLTTSASASAKPPPPPPPTPASNKRKRSLPGNPDPESEVVALSPATLMATNRFLCEICGKGFQRDQNLQLHRRGHNLPWKLKQRGSKEVVRKKVYICPEASCVHHDPSRALGDLTGIKKHFFRKHGEKKWKCDKCSKKYAVQSDWKAHSKICGTREYKCDCGTVFSRRDSFITHRAFCDALTEESNKAISGGGLPLPPIAHAQHHAMLYSPHDLMQQHHHQELAAFQDHQHQVMQQNCNFDVKPEMQPWPTMPYDDVHHPLLQPLCSATAQSSATSVPTPTHHQQQQLPAAAAHLSATALLQKAAQMGATIGGAGAGGAGVHYTQMAGSATSATGSATFGLGLSCLSNQQMMSLARTASQGRSGEEGGASGGANDGMTRDFLGLRAFSHRDILGLAGFDSSCMGAAVNTAGNNTNMAPCYEPQQQGQPQPQPPQQQSSNEPWHGMGSHS, encoded by the exons ATGTATCATCACCatcttcagcagcagcagcagcagcgtggaGAAGCGGAAGCGGCAGATCAGGATCAGGACAGCAGCATGTCCAACCTCACCACCTCCGCCTCCGCTTCCGccaaacctcctcctcctcctcccccaacCCCGGCCTCCAACAAGCGCAAGCGAAGCCTACCCGGCAACCCCG ACCCAGAGTCGGAGGTGGTTGCGCTGTCTCCGGCGACGCTGATGGCGACGAACCGGTTCCTGTGTGAGATCTGCGGCAAGGGGTTCCAGCGCGACCAGAACCTGCAGCTGCACCGGCGCGGGCACAACCTGCCATGGAAGCTGAAGCAGCGCGGGAGCAAGGAGGTGGTGCGGAAGAAGGTGTACATCTGCCCGGAGGCGTCGTGCGTGCACCACGACCCGTCGCGCGCGCTGGGCGACCTCACCGGGATCAAGAAGCACTTCTTCCGCAAGCACGGCGAGAAGAAGTGGAAGTGCGACAAGTGCTCCAAGAAGTACGCCGTGCAGTCCGACTGGAAGGCGCACTCCAAGATCTGCGGCACCCGCGAGTACAAGTGCGACTGCGGGACCGTCTTCTCCAG GCGGGACAGCTTCATCACGCACCGGGCCTTCTGCGACGCGCTCACCGAGGAGAGCAACAAGGCCATCAGCGGGGGCGGCCTGCCACTGCCACCCATCGCGCACGCCCAGCACCACGCCATGCTCTATTCGCCGCACGATCTGAtgcagcagcaccaccaccaggaGCTCGCCGCGTTCCAGGACCACCAGCACCAGGTCATGCAGCAGAATTGCAACTTCGACGTGAAGCCGGAGATGCAGCCGTGGCCAACCATGCCCTACGACGACGTCCACCACCCGCTGCTGCAGCCGCTCTGCAGCGCCACCGCGCAGAGCTCCGCCACGTCCGTGCCGACGCCTAcgcaccaccagcagcagcagcttcCCGCGGCAGCCGCGCACCTGTCGGCCACAGCGCTCCTACAGAAGGCGGCGCAGATGGGCGCCACCATCGGCGGGGCCGGCGCTGGCGGGGCGGGAGTGCACTACACCCAGATGGCCGGCTCGGCGACCAGCGCGACCGGCAGCGCCACGTTCGGGCTCGGCCTCTCGTGCCTCAGCAACCAGCAGATGATGAGCCTCGCCAGGACCGCCTCCCAGGGCCGGAGCGGCGAGGAAGGCGGCGCCTCGGGAGGGGCCAACGACGGCATGACCAGGGACttcctggggctgcgcgccttctCGCACCGCGACATCCTCGGCCTCGCCGGCTTTGACTCGTCGTGCATGGGCGCCGCCGTGAACACGGCCGGCAACAACACCAACATGGCTCCCTGCTACGAGCCACAGCAACAAGGacagccgcagccgcagccgccgcaGCAGCAGAGCAGCAACGAGCCGTGGCATGGCATGGGTAGCCATAGCTAG